From a single Gadus morhua chromosome 3, gadMor3.0, whole genome shotgun sequence genomic region:
- the LOC115541129 gene encoding D(1) dopamine receptor-like: MNNATGPTWTGSTGAVLARQAVIGCVLTLLIVWTFLGNLTVCVAVFRFRHLQSKVTNIFIVSLALSDLLVAALVMPWKAVAEVVGSWPFGAFCNTWVACDIMCSTASILNLCVISVDRYWAISSPFRYERSMNRKLAFVIIGVTWTVSVVISFVPVQMNWHRGEVNDPTGDARATANVTDTGDSGELCDSSLSRTYAISSSLISFYIPVAVMIITYTRIYRIAHMQIRRISSLERAADHATSCRSDAPENFSRSFSTVSAHSNTHTSSCSNRTPKLNPFPYQRALRVSLRKETKVLKTLSIIMGVFVCCWTPFFVLNCALPFCPKTQELRAQHHIPYCVSKRTFDVFVWIGWSNSSLNPIIYAFNTDFRDAFLRLLGCRVAECWGTTGAGVETVVASNEQPGSVKQDSSLYVSYRVNARGSEDSGNTTVTLFCNKVSQTSSDPGPDTLDKMDNMDVADNGLTLGHIPR, encoded by the coding sequence ATGAACAACGCCACCGGCCCAACATGGACCGGGAGCACGGGCGCCGTGCTGGCCAGACAAGCCGTCATCGGCTGCGTGCTCACCCTCCTCATCGTCTGGACCTTCCTGGGGAACCTCACCGTGTGCGTGGCGGTCTTTCGCTTTCGGCACCTGCAGTCCAAAGTGACCAACATCTTTATCGTGTCCCTCGCCCTGTCGGACCTTCTTGTCGCCGCCCTGGTGATGCCCTGGAAGGCGGTGGCCGAGGTGGTGGGCTCGTGGCCGTTCGGCGCCTTCTGCAACACCTGGGTGGCCTGCGACATCATGTGCTCCACCGCCTCCATCCTCAACCTGTGCGTCATAAGCGTGGACCGCTACTGGGCCATCTCCAGCCCGTTCCGCTACGAGAGGAGCATGAACCGCAAGCTGGCGTTTGTCATCATCGGCGTGACGTGGACCGTGTCTGTAGTCATCTCCTTTGTGCCCGTGCAGATGAACTGGCATCGGGGGGAGGTCAACGACCCGACGGGGGACGCTCGCGCCACGGCAAACGTCACGGACACCGGGGACAGCGGCGAACTGTGTGACTCGAGCTTAAGTCGCACCTACGCCATCTCATCTTCTCTCATCAGCTTCTACATCCCCGTGGCAGTCATGATCATCACCTACACCCGCATCTACCGGATCGCCCACATGCAGATTAGGAGGATCTCGTCTCTGGAGCGCGCGGCGGACCACGCAACGAGCTGCCGCTCCGACGCGCCCGAAAACTTTTCCCGCTCATTCTCCACCGTCAGCGcgcactccaacacacacacgagtagcTGTTCCAACAGAACCCCGAAGCTAAACCCGTTTCCATACCAGCGCGCGCTCAGGGTCTCCCTTCGAAAGGAGACCAAGGTGCTGAAGACGCTCAGCATCATCATGGGGGTGTTCGTGTGCTGCTGGACGCCGTTCTTCGTGCTCAACTGCGCGCTGCCGTTCTGCCCCAAGACGCAGGAGCTCCGCGCGCAGCACCACATCCCCTACTGCGTCAGCAAGAGGACGTTTGACGTGTTCGTGTGGATCGGCTGGAGCAACTCCTCGCTCAACCCCATCATCTACGCGTTCAACACGGATTTCAGAGACGCGTTTCTGCGCCTCCTGGGCTGCCGCGTGGCGGAGTGTTGGGGCACGACGGGCGCAGGCGTGGAGACGGTGGTGGCCAGTAACGAGCAGCCCGGCTCCGTGAAGCAGGACAGCTCGCTGTACGTCTCCTACCGTGTCAACGCCAGGGGCAGCGAGGACAGCGGGAATACAACCGTGACTTTGTTTTGCAACAAAGTGTCTCAGACCTCCTCGGACCCGGGGCCGGACACCTTGGACAAGATGGACAACATGGACGTGGCCGACAACGGCCTCACACTCGGACATATACCTCGTTAA